In Mobula hypostoma chromosome 13, sMobHyp1.1, whole genome shotgun sequence, the following are encoded in one genomic region:
- the LOC134355922 gene encoding colipase-like, which yields MKLMLLYLACCIAVGTSARERGLFLNLKNGELCVGSFQCKSNCCQRDTALSLARCASRGAEGHACSNHLLYNVYYKCPCENGLKCDGDKSIIGSITNTNFGACKDPNSIA from the exons ATGAAGTTAATGTTGCTTTACCTAGCATGCTGCATTGCAGTGGGAACATCAGCTCGCGAGAGAGGCTTGTTTCTGAACTTG aaaaatggagagctttgcGTTGGAAGCTTTCAGTGTAAGAGTAACTGCTGTCAACGAGACACTGCATTGAGTCTTGCAAGGTGTGCCAGTCGAGGTGCTGAAGGACACGCATGCTCAAATCAT CTCCTGTATAACGTTTATTACAAATGTCCCTGTGAAAATGGTCTGAAATGTGACGGTGATAAATCCATCATTGGTTCGATAACAAACACTAACTTTGGTGCTTGCAAGGACCCAAACAGCATTGCTTAA